The window GGAAATGGTAGAAGCAGAAAAGAGATGGCAGTTATCGAAAAGACTAGAAATAAGCAATAGGATACTTAAAATGGGGAATATAGTAGTTCCCACATTGATAGAGATATTTCGAGATACATCACAACCATTTATGGTTCGTTATGAAGCTGATACAATATTAGAGGATGCCCTGAGGTGTAAGAATAAAGCACCTGATGAGTTAGAGTGGATGTATAAAGAGTTTTATGAATTAGCTCAGAAGATTGATATGGAAAGTGCAGTTCCTATATTGATAGAAGTTGCTTGTAATAAGAATGAGGATAATAGAAGTAGAGGGGATGCTCTGAGTATATTAGGTAAAATAAAAGATAAGAGGGCGGTAGAACCATTAATCAGGCTGGCAGATGAAGAAGGGATTGGAATGAGGGCATTAGGAGAGATTGGAGATGAAAGGGCTATACCAGTATTAATAAAGGTAATGGAAGCGGATAAAGGCAAGGTATATCCTAAAGGAATTACACCGAGAAGAGAATTATGTATAGAAGCATTAGGGAGGATAGGTGGTAAGCAGTCAATAGAGGTATTAATGAATCTTTTTAAAGAGAATCCAAAAGATAGGGTAGTTATCAATGCCTTAGGAGATGCTAAGGCTAAAGAAGCTGTGCCTATGCTGATTGATATGTTAGAGAGAGAGAAAAACCATTTTGTAAGAGCAAGTATAATCATTTCTCTTGGAAAAATTAAGGATAAGAGAGCAGTAGAACCATTGATAAATCTTGCAAGAAAAAGGTTTAGCCCCCCCCCCCCAGAAGGATATGATGGTGAAGTAATAGAAGCATTAGGAGAAATTGGAGATGAGAGAGCAGTAGAAATTTTAGAAGAGTTATTACAAAGAGAGGGAAAAGGAGAGATAATGAGGAAATATCTGATAAAAGCCTTAAAGAAGATAACAGGCAAGGAATATAAATACAGGAGGTAATGGAAGATGAAAAAGCTTAAATTATTATTAGTATTGCTAAGTTTATTTATAGGATTTAGTGTTTATGCAAATGATGAGCAGGGAGAACCAACGATATACATAATCTATCGGGATACAAATGGAAAGATGGCTAAGACTCTATGGGAGGTACCATTTGGAACTGGACATGTAGGATTTTTGATTGTATATCCAGATGGCAGTTCTTATGTGGTTGATACTATTCCAGCAACAGGTGTAAGGAAAACAGATCTGGCTGGATTCAATGATGGTCTGGCACAAAATCTATGGTTTGTTGATGCTGGCTTGAGTTCAGAGCAAGTAAATGAACTTATTGATTGGTTAAATGCACGCGAGGGAATAGATCCTAAAACTGGAGAGCCAAAATATCCATTTTCTGTCATCGACCCAAAAGGACCAGATACATACGATTGTGTAGGATTGGTTGAGGCAGCGTTGGAATCCTTAATAAAAGATTATGGAGAGCAATTTAATCTTACTCCCGATGAAGTTGAAAAGGGGTATTTATTTCCTTATGAACAGCTACAGGAGGCATTAGCGAAATTAAAAGAAGTAGATATTACGGATATCTTTGGCGGAGAAGAGCTACCACAGCCGACTGATCCTGGGAATGATCATCCTGATGATTACATGGGTGTATTAGGTAAGCCGATACTTAAAGAGACGGAAGGACCGACGGCTAATGTTGCGGTACTTTATCATGGTTTCCCAAGAGAATCTTCAAGTATAATTGGTGATTCTTGCTGGCTTTGGCCTGATGTGGAAGTTGAGGTGATGAAACAATATCCTGCTTTAATTATTCCTTCTGGCGGATTTTTTGGGCTTAAGACTTCACAGATACTAAAGTATAAATTAAGAAAATATGTAGAAGATGGTGGGGTATTGGTCTGTTTTGCCCAGCAACAAGGCTATGAGTTTTCATGCCTGCCTGGGACTATCACCGCTTACGGCTGGGGTGAAGACCAGTCCTGCTGGCAAAATGCAGGTTATATCGATACCGACCATCCAATTTTTGCCTCACAAACTGACCCAACTCTGGATGCAGGTATCGATGGCTACTTCACTCAATGGCCAAATGATGCTACGATTTTACTTCGCAGAACTAAGAATCAAATGCCAGCGATGTTGATGTACAAGTACGGTTCTGGTACGGTTATTGCCTCGACCCTTTATACTGACTTTAGTTCAGCTTATAATCGAGCCTCAGATGAAGAAATAAGATTAATTAATGACTTAATTAGTTATGTTGAGGATATAAACAAAGAAATACCAGAATATAAGCCAGGGGATGAAATAAACCTGCCCATAAAAATCACCTACGAGGAATTCTATGAATTCTTCCAGGAAACCCCAGACAAGGCGACCCAAGTAGAATTCACTCTCCGTGATTCAGATAAAAAAACACTCTCCACCAACATCTTACAACTTGCTACTCCTCTTGCTTTAGGGCAATCCACCCAAATCAATTTCCAGACCATCTGTCCACAAGATAAACTCGGCATCTTCTGGATAAACTATACCTTAAAAGACCAGGCAGGTAATATTCTCAAGCCAGAGACAAAAGGTGAGCGGTTCTATGTATCAAGACATCTCACCGGCACAAAACCAATAGAAGGATTATCATTCTCTATCACCTCACCTACAGAATATTATTTCTATAACGATACAGCTACCTTTACCTTCCATTTATATAATCAAGGGACACAGACTCGTAACATTAAATGTGAATATGGCTTATTGAGTGAGGAAAGATTTACTAAAGTAGTTAATGTACCACCACAAGGGACTACCTTTA of the bacterium genome contains:
- a CDS encoding HEAT repeat domain-containing protein yields the protein MRKKILIIGSICLVVCLVIGLIIVNFTAVVKKKDGGKVIFVMHDKIDNITLIPLRIANLIIPPPKLANKKPEERKRIVINYLKEMVEAEKRWQLSKRLEISNRILKMGNIVVPTLIEIFRDTSQPFMVRYEADTILEDALRCKNKAPDELEWMYKEFYELAQKIDMESAVPILIEVACNKNEDNRSRGDALSILGKIKDKRAVEPLIRLADEEGIGMRALGEIGDERAIPVLIKVMEADKGKVYPKGITPRRELCIEALGRIGGKQSIEVLMNLFKENPKDRVVINALGDAKAKEAVPMLIDMLEREKNHFVRASIIISLGKIKDKRAVEPLINLARKRFSPPPPEGYDGEVIEALGEIGDERAVEILEELLQREGKGEIMRKYLIKALKKITGKEYKYRR